Proteins encoded in a region of the Nonomuraea helvata genome:
- a CDS encoding MFS transporter, giving the protein MTGPETVVPGDGHIELKSARGRWILAATVLGSGLALLDSTVVNVALPFLGKELDAGMDGLQWTINAYTLTLAGLILLGGSLGDRYGRRKVFVIGTVWFAVASALCGLSPNIEFLIGARALQGIGGALLTPGSLAIIQASFVRHDRPRAVGIWSGLGGVAAAIGPLLGGWLVQTAGWRWAFLINLPFALLIVLVTVRHVPESRDEEAAGRFDVLGSVLAALALAGITYGLIQKGAPVPLIAGVVLGAAFVVLEIRRSPDALVPVGIFRNHVFTAVNVVTLIMYAAMGVVFFLLVVQLQVVSGFGPIAAGLAMLPTTILMLLLSGRAGEVAKRIGPRWPMTAGILLAGCGFVAMSTIGPGASYLLGVLPAVTVFGLGLSAAVAPLTSTVLATADERYAGTASGVNNAVARTGSLLAVAAVPPLVGLVGDAFKNPPVFDAGFRMAMLISAGMMVVSALITFFTIRTNVLAVDE; this is encoded by the coding sequence GCTCGGGTCGGGGCTGGCCCTGCTCGACAGCACCGTGGTCAACGTCGCGCTCCCGTTCCTCGGCAAGGAGCTCGACGCGGGCATGGACGGCCTGCAGTGGACGATCAACGCCTACACCCTCACCCTCGCCGGCCTGATCCTGCTGGGCGGATCCCTGGGTGACCGCTACGGGCGGCGGAAGGTCTTCGTCATCGGCACCGTGTGGTTCGCCGTCGCGTCCGCCCTGTGCGGCCTGTCACCGAACATCGAGTTCCTGATCGGAGCCAGGGCCCTGCAGGGCATCGGCGGGGCGCTGCTCACGCCCGGCTCCCTGGCGATCATCCAGGCGTCGTTCGTACGGCACGATCGGCCCCGGGCCGTCGGGATCTGGTCGGGGCTCGGCGGGGTGGCCGCCGCGATCGGGCCGCTGCTGGGCGGGTGGCTGGTGCAGACGGCCGGGTGGCGCTGGGCGTTCCTGATCAACCTGCCGTTCGCGCTGCTCATCGTGCTCGTCACCGTGCGGCACGTGCCCGAGAGCAGGGACGAGGAGGCGGCGGGGCGGTTCGACGTGCTCGGCTCGGTGCTGGCGGCGCTGGCGCTGGCCGGGATCACGTACGGGCTGATCCAGAAGGGCGCGCCCGTGCCACTGATCGCCGGAGTGGTGCTGGGCGCGGCGTTCGTGGTGCTCGAGATCCGCAGGTCGCCGGACGCCCTGGTGCCGGTGGGGATCTTCCGCAACCACGTGTTCACGGCCGTGAACGTGGTGACACTGATCATGTACGCGGCCATGGGCGTGGTGTTCTTCCTGCTCGTGGTGCAGCTCCAGGTGGTGTCCGGCTTCGGGCCCATCGCGGCGGGGCTGGCCATGCTGCCGACGACGATCCTGATGCTGTTGCTGTCGGGGCGGGCCGGGGAGGTGGCCAAGCGGATCGGGCCGCGCTGGCCGATGACGGCCGGGATCCTGCTCGCCGGCTGCGGGTTCGTCGCGATGAGCACGATCGGACCCGGTGCCTCGTACCTGCTTGGCGTCCTCCCCGCGGTGACCGTCTTCGGGCTGGGGCTCTCGGCGGCGGTCGCGCCGCTCACCTCGACCGTCCTCGCCACGGCCGACGAGCGGTACGCGGGCACGGCCAGCGGCGTCAACAACGCCGTGGCCCGCACCGGCAGCCTGCTCGCCGTCGCCGCGGTGCCGCCGCTGGTCGGGCTGGTGGGCGACGCGTTCAAAAATCCGCCGGTGTTCGACGCCGGGTTCCGGATGGCGATGCTGATCAGTGCGGGGATGATGGTGGTGTCGGCGCTGATCACGTTCTTCACCATCA